The Thermoanaerobaculia bacterium genome includes the window GGCGGTTCGCTCGAGACGAGCATTCGCTCCCCGGTTTGCGGGTGGCGCAATCCCAGCGTCCGCGCGTGGAGCATCTGGCGCCGCGCTTCGAGGGCGGGGCCGGGCTGGCGCTTCGGGCGGTACACCGTGTCGCCGACGACCGGATGGCCGATGGCGGCCAGGTGCACGCGGATCTGGTGGGTCCGCCCGGTCTCGAGTCGGAGCGCGAGGAGCGTGGCGTTCGCCATCGGCTGCAGCATGCGGTAGTGAGTGACGGCCCGGAGCCCCGTCTTGCCGCCGCGGGCGGTCCCCCGGCGGCGATCGCCCGCGTCGCGGACGAGGTCGAGACCGATCGTTCCGGAATCCTTCTCGACCCGGCCCTCCACGATCGCGACGTACTCGCGTTCGACGTCGTGGCGGCGGAAGAGCTCCTGCAGCGCGCGGAGCGTCTCACGCGACCGCGCGAACACGACCGCGCCGGAGGTTTCCTTGTCGAGGCGGTGAACGACGCCGACGTACGGCCGCTTCCGGTACCGGTGCTGCAGATAGGCGTTGACCCGCCCGAGCAGAGTGTCCTTCTCGCGCGCTTCGGTCGGAAGCGTGAGCAGCCCGGCCGGCTTGTCGACGACGATCAGGTGCGGGTCCTCGTGGAGGACGGCGAGCTTCGTGCGGACGTTCCCGACGGCCGGCCGGTTGACGTCGAGGGTGACGCCGGCGCTCTCGCCGATCTCGCGGCCGGGCTCGCGGCAGGTCGTCCCGTCGACATCGACACGCCCCGTCTCGACGTAGTCGCGCGCCTTGCGCCGCGAGAGAGCGTGTTCGGCGGCGACGCGGTGATCGAGGCGCACGCGGCGATTGTATGATGGCCGGCTCGTGACACCGCCGACGCACGACCACGCCGCCCGGCGCGCCCGTTTCGCCGAGCTCCTCGACGGCACGCCCGCCGTCGTGCCGGCTGCGCGAGTCGCCTACCGGTCCCGCGACACCGCCTTCCGCTTCCGGCAGGACTCCGACTTCCTGTATCTCACCGGCTACCCGGAGCCGGACGCCGTCGCGGT containing:
- a CDS encoding RluA family pseudouridine synthase, which translates into the protein MRLDHRVAAEHALSRRKARDYVETGRVDVDGTTCREPGREIGESAGVTLDVNRPAVGNVRTKLAVLHEDPHLIVVDKPAGLLTLPTEAREKDTLLGRVNAYLQHRYRKRPYVGVVHRLDKETSGAVVFARSRETLRALQELFRRHDVEREYVAIVEGRVEKDSGTIGLDLVRDAGDRRRGTARGGKTGLRAVTHYRMLQPMANATLLALRLETGRTHQIRVHLAAIGHPVVGDTVYRPKRQPGPALEARRQMLHARTLGLRHPQTGERMLVSSEPPADFRERLAALSKGPAPARPRSPAVRGRPEHSGERKGSESPERAGAGASRGSMHPPSRSLRRDRSPRPPERDSGKTFSVPALDEARGASPTGRGSPAPAVVGDPGAPGPSHRGKLPTEVTEAKAPRCGSGSGSVGEGVAAGPSSRSFDERRRRHALPSPEPAPATVTRPSGSMHRRAGSSVAQSRTEVDHVGIDPSGGSRNRPARSSRKNPHGGSPQNRPAQKIGLPPEVRSERPPRSPEPAFRPGIEGRRGDRRRRRR